The following are encoded in a window of Arthrobacter sp. OAP107 genomic DNA:
- the dnaG gene encoding DNA primase, producing MAGLIKREDIDEVRQRTDIKEVVDGYVTLKGAGLGSYKGLCPFHDERSPSFTVRPQVGRYHCFGCGEDGDVISFVQKLDHTSFHEAVEKLAARIGYELRYEDGGTGPSREEVGKRQRLLDAHKIADEFFRAQLLTAGAAEGRKFLQQRGFDRAAAEHFGVGYAPQGWDALLKHLRGRGFTDPELKLTGMFSEGNRGIYDRFRGRLIWPIRDIAGDTIGFGARKLYEDDQGPKYLNTPETTLYKKSQVLYGIDLAKRNIAKDRQLVVVEGYTDVMACHLAGITTAVATCGTAFAADHIKIARRLLSDDGTGGEVIFTFDGDAAGQKAALRAFEEDQRFVAQTYVAVEPTGADPCDLRQTRGDAAVRDLISSRRPLFEFAIRATLRKHNLDTVEGRVAALRESAPVVAQIRDAGLRPGYARELAGWLGMPIDDVTRAVAAAAKRAAPASGAPAPGAPGGGAQGNGAAGRAGGAGYNGAGYNGAGYNPAQGNGQNVPGVAALPPSGVLPSFHRPDPRDPVASMERQALEVALQEPAMLGGAAWERFATARFATPAYQAIHDAIRATAPGFSGDAVQWVEALRQEVPEPLQPLVSELAVVPLPAHTAEAVQKYCRDILARLFELQITRVKADKLGQLQRLDAAAHPEEFQQLNRELMMLEMERRSLRSDA from the coding sequence GTGGCTGGGCTGATTAAACGGGAAGACATCGATGAAGTCCGCCAGCGCACGGACATCAAGGAAGTTGTCGACGGCTACGTCACGCTCAAGGGCGCCGGCCTGGGCTCCTACAAGGGCCTGTGCCCCTTCCACGACGAGCGCTCGCCGTCGTTCACCGTCCGCCCGCAGGTGGGCCGCTACCACTGCTTCGGCTGCGGCGAGGACGGCGACGTCATCTCCTTCGTGCAGAAACTGGACCATACCTCCTTCCACGAGGCCGTCGAAAAGCTTGCCGCCCGGATCGGGTACGAGCTCCGTTACGAGGACGGCGGCACCGGCCCCAGCCGCGAGGAAGTCGGCAAGCGGCAGCGGCTCCTGGACGCCCACAAGATCGCCGACGAGTTCTTCCGCGCCCAGCTGCTCACCGCCGGCGCCGCCGAGGGCCGGAAGTTCCTGCAGCAGCGCGGCTTCGACCGGGCAGCGGCCGAGCACTTCGGCGTCGGCTACGCACCGCAGGGCTGGGACGCGCTGCTCAAGCACCTGCGCGGCCGGGGCTTCACCGACCCCGAGCTGAAGCTCACAGGGATGTTCTCCGAAGGCAACAGGGGCATCTACGACCGCTTCCGCGGCCGCCTGATCTGGCCCATCCGGGACATTGCGGGCGACACCATCGGCTTCGGCGCCCGCAAGCTCTACGAGGACGACCAGGGCCCCAAGTACCTCAACACCCCGGAAACCACGCTCTACAAGAAGTCCCAGGTGCTGTACGGGATCGACCTTGCCAAGCGGAACATCGCCAAGGACAGGCAACTGGTGGTGGTGGAGGGCTACACGGACGTCATGGCCTGCCACCTCGCTGGGATTACGACGGCGGTGGCCACCTGCGGTACGGCGTTCGCCGCCGACCACATCAAGATTGCCCGCCGGCTGCTGTCCGACGACGGCACCGGGGGAGAGGTCATCTTCACCTTCGACGGCGACGCCGCCGGCCAGAAGGCGGCCCTGCGGGCCTTTGAAGAGGACCAGCGCTTTGTGGCCCAGACGTACGTGGCCGTCGAACCCACCGGAGCCGACCCCTGCGACCTGCGCCAGACGCGCGGGGACGCCGCCGTCCGTGACCTGATCAGTTCCCGGCGCCCGCTCTTCGAATTCGCCATCCGGGCCACCCTGCGGAAGCACAACCTGGACACGGTGGAGGGGAGGGTGGCCGCGCTGCGCGAGTCCGCCCCCGTCGTGGCCCAGATCCGCGACGCCGGGCTCAGGCCCGGCTACGCCCGGGAACTGGCGGGATGGCTGGGAATGCCCATCGACGACGTCACGCGGGCTGTGGCGGCCGCCGCAAAGCGCGCTGCGCCGGCCTCGGGGGCGCCGGCGCCCGGTGCGCCCGGTGGCGGAGCCCAGGGCAACGGGGCGGCGGGCAGGGCAGGCGGTGCCGGATACAACGGTGCCGGATACAACGGTGCTGGATACAACCCAGCCCAGGGAAACGGCCAGAACGTGCCCGGCGTGGCGGCGCTCCCGCCGTCGGGCGTTCTACCGTCCTTCCACCGTCCGGATCCCCGGGACCCGGTGGCGTCCATGGAGCGGCAGGCCCTCGAGGTGGCGCTGCAGGAGCCGGCAATGCTGGGCGGCGCGGCCTGGGAGCGGTTCGCGACAGCCCGGTTCGCCACGCCCGCCTACCAGGCCATCCACGATGCCATCCGCGCCACGGCCCCGGGCTTCTCCGGGGATGCGGTGCAATGGGTGGAGGCCCTGCGGCAGGAGGTTCCCGAGCCACTGCAGCCGCTGGTCTCGGAGCTCGCTGTGGTCCCGCTGCCGGCCCATACTGCCGAAGCCGTGCAGAAGTACTGCCGGGACATCCTCGCGAGGCTGTTCGAGCTGCAGATCACCCGTGTGAAGGCGGACAAGCTGGGGCAGCTGCAGCGGCTGGATGCCGCTGCCCATCCCGAGGAGTTCCAGCAGCTGAACCGGGAGCTCATGATGCTCGAAATGGAGCGCCGGTCGTTGCGTTCAGACGCCTAG
- a CDS encoding deoxyguanosinetriphosphate triphosphohydrolase: protein MADARTTPQALPGYEAHDSARWVEEPPKSTYRSDFERDRARVLHSSALRRLGAKTQVVAPDTDDFVRTRLTHSLEVAQVGRELGRALGCDPDVVDTACLSHDLGHPPFGHNGESALNEMAHAIGGFEGNAQTLRLLTRLEPKVLDPQGRPAGLNLTRASLDAAAKYPWSALDAPVIHGQRTSKFGAYEDDLPIFNWIREGAPERRSCLEAQVMDLADDISYSVHDVEDAIVAGHFQLRWMDNPDHRARVVGYAKQWYLPHNDPAAIDAALARLEATDVWVREADGSRKSMAALKDMTSQLIGRFCQSALETTRAVYGPANLTRYNAELIVPEETVLEIAVMKGLATTFVMTTDHRQPIYERQREVLHALVTALNASGDRHLEPMFAADWREAADDGARLRVVIDQVASLTDGSALAMYERLVGSLPSLW from the coding sequence CTGGCGGACGCCCGCACCACCCCGCAGGCACTGCCGGGCTACGAAGCCCACGACTCCGCCCGCTGGGTCGAGGAACCGCCCAAGAGCACGTACCGCTCCGACTTCGAGCGCGACCGTGCCCGCGTGCTGCATTCCTCGGCCCTGCGCCGGCTCGGCGCGAAGACGCAGGTGGTGGCCCCGGACACCGACGACTTTGTCCGCACCCGGCTGACGCACAGCCTCGAGGTGGCGCAGGTGGGCCGGGAACTGGGCCGCGCCCTCGGCTGCGACCCCGATGTGGTGGACACCGCCTGCCTTAGCCATGACCTCGGCCACCCGCCGTTTGGACACAACGGTGAATCGGCGCTCAACGAGATGGCCCACGCCATCGGCGGGTTCGAGGGCAACGCCCAGACCCTGCGCCTGCTCACCAGGCTCGAACCGAAGGTCCTCGACCCGCAGGGCAGGCCTGCGGGCCTGAACCTCACCCGGGCCAGCCTTGACGCGGCCGCGAAGTACCCGTGGTCCGCCCTGGACGCGCCGGTAATCCACGGCCAGCGGACCAGCAAGTTCGGCGCCTATGAGGACGACCTCCCCATCTTCAACTGGATCCGCGAAGGCGCCCCCGAGCGGCGGTCCTGCCTCGAGGCGCAGGTCATGGACCTCGCGGACGACATCTCGTACTCGGTGCACGATGTTGAGGACGCGATCGTGGCAGGGCACTTCCAGCTGCGATGGATGGACAACCCGGACCACCGGGCGCGCGTGGTGGGCTACGCCAAGCAGTGGTATCTGCCGCACAACGATCCCGCGGCCATCGACGCCGCCCTGGCCCGGCTCGAAGCCACCGACGTCTGGGTGCGGGAGGCGGACGGCAGCCGCAAGTCCATGGCGGCGCTGAAGGACATGACAAGCCAACTCATCGGCAGGTTCTGCCAGAGTGCCCTGGAAACCACCCGCGCCGTCTACGGCCCGGCGAACCTGACCAGGTACAACGCTGAGCTCATTGTTCCGGAGGAGACCGTCCTGGAGATCGCGGTGATGAAAGGCCTGGCCACCACGTTCGTGATGACCACCGACCACCGGCAGCCCATCTACGAACGCCAGCGCGAGGTGCTCCACGCCCTGGTGACGGCGCTGAACGCCTCCGGAGACCGCCACCTCGAGCCCATGTTCGCCGCGGACTGGCGGGAAGCGGCCGACGACGGCGCCCGGCTCCGCGTGGTCATCGACCAGGTGGCGTCGCTGACGGACGGCTCCGCGCTGGCCATGTACGAACGGCTCGTGGGCAGCCTGCCGTCCCTGTGGTGA
- the dusB gene encoding tRNA dihydrouridine synthase DusB: MTVVATPPAPRLELPPLKLGPITVDTPVVLAPMAGITNTAFRRLCREYGGGLYVAEMVTSRALVERTRESLRIISHDDDEKVRSVQLYGVDPGTVGAAVRMLVEEDRADHIDLNFGCPVPKVTRRGGGSALPWKIGLFTSIVQTAVREASKGGIPLTIKMRKGIDDDHLTYLDAGRIARDSGVAAVALHGRTAAQFYSGQADWSAIARLREALPDIPVLGNGDIWSAEDAVRMVRETGIDGVVVGRGCQGRPWLFGDLQAAFEGSDKRHRPGLREVAEGVYRHAELMVETFGNDEYKALREIRKHMAWYFKGYVVGGELRAKLATVPTLEVLRELLDQLDMDLPYPGIDSEGPRGRAGSPKRPALPKDWLLSRQLNEDQSRDIAAAELDVSGG; this comes from the coding sequence GTGACTGTTGTAGCAACGCCTCCCGCCCCCCGGCTGGAACTTCCGCCGCTGAAACTCGGCCCCATCACCGTGGACACCCCGGTGGTGCTCGCGCCCATGGCCGGCATCACCAACACCGCCTTCCGCAGGCTCTGCCGTGAATACGGCGGCGGGCTGTACGTGGCGGAGATGGTCACCTCCCGTGCCCTCGTGGAGCGCACACGGGAATCGCTGCGCATCATTTCCCACGACGACGACGAGAAAGTCCGTTCCGTCCAGCTCTACGGCGTGGACCCCGGCACCGTGGGCGCGGCGGTCCGGATGCTGGTGGAGGAGGACCGGGCGGACCACATTGACCTCAACTTCGGCTGCCCCGTGCCCAAGGTCACCCGGCGCGGCGGCGGTTCGGCCCTGCCCTGGAAGATCGGCCTCTTCACCTCCATCGTCCAGACCGCCGTCCGCGAGGCGTCCAAGGGCGGAATCCCGCTGACCATCAAGATGCGCAAGGGCATCGATGACGACCATCTGACATACCTCGACGCCGGCCGGATCGCGCGCGATTCCGGTGTTGCCGCCGTCGCCCTTCACGGCCGCACGGCGGCGCAGTTCTATTCCGGCCAGGCCGACTGGTCCGCCATCGCCCGCCTGCGCGAGGCGCTGCCGGACATTCCGGTACTGGGCAACGGCGACATCTGGTCCGCCGAGGACGCGGTCCGGATGGTCCGTGAAACCGGCATCGACGGCGTGGTGGTTGGCCGCGGCTGCCAGGGCCGGCCCTGGCTGTTCGGCGACCTGCAGGCTGCCTTCGAAGGCAGTGACAAGCGGCACCGGCCCGGCCTGCGCGAGGTGGCCGAGGGCGTCTACCGGCACGCCGAACTCATGGTCGAAACCTTCGGCAACGACGAATACAAGGCGCTGCGCGAGATCCGCAAGCACATGGCCTGGTATTTCAAGGGCTATGTGGTGGGCGGCGAACTGCGGGCCAAACTGGCCACCGTGCCCACGCTTGAAGTGCTCCGCGAACTGCTGGACCAGCTGGACATGGACCTGCCGTATCCCGGCATCGATTCCGAAGGGCCGCGCGGGCGTGCCGGTTCTCCAAAGAGGCCGGCCCTGCCCAAGGACTGGCTGCTGAGCCGCCAGCTGAACGAGGACCAGTCGCGGGACATCGCCGCGGCGGAACTGGATGTGTCCGGTGGCTGA